The Candidatus Dormiibacterota bacterium DNA segment CCGCGAGTCCGTCGAGGAAGTCGCACGCGATCTGCTGGAGCTGTACTCGAAGCGGCAGCTCGTCGAGGGCCATGCCTTTTCGGAAGACGGGCCCTGGCAGCAAGAGCTCGAGCAGTCCTTCCCGTACGACGAGACACCAGACCAGATCCGCGTCATGGAGGAGATCAAGGCGGACATGGAGGACTCGCGCCCCATGGACCGGCTTCTGTGCGGCGACGTTGGCTTTGGCAAGACAGAGCTCGCGGTGCGTGCCGCATTCAAGGCGGTGATGGACGGCAAGCAGGTTGGCGTCCTGGTGCCGACCACGGTGCTTGCCCAGCAGCACTACCTCACCTTTCGCGACCGCTTCCAATCGTTCCCCGTCAAAGTCGACATGCTCTCGCGCTTTCGCTCGGACGCCGAGGCGACCGACGTCCTGCGCCGCTTGATGGTCGGCGAGGTCGACGTCGTCATCGGCACCCACCGCCTGCTGCAAAAAGACGTGCGCTTCAAAGACCTCGGCCTGGTCATCCTCGACGAGGAGCAACGTTTCGGCGTCATGCAGAAGGAGAAGCTCAAGCAACTCCGTGCCTCGGTTGACGTGCTCTCGCTCTCGGCGACGCCGATCCCGCGCACGCTACACATGGCGCTGGCCGGCATTCGCGACCTGTCCGTGATCCAAACGCCACCGGAGGAACGGCTGCCGATCAAGACCTTCGTGACAGCCGACGACGACGACCTGATCAAGGAAGTGATCCAGCGCGAGCTGCAGCGAGGCGGCCAGGTCTTTTACGTCTACAACCGGGTGCAGACGATCAAGAAGGCGGAGGAGCGGGTCAAGCGGCTGGTGCCTCAGGCGAGGGTGGTGGTGGGCCACGGACAGATGCCGGAGTCGACGCTGGCCGAGGTAATGCTGAAGTTTGTCAAGGGCGAGGCCGACGTGCTGGTGTGCTCGACCATCATCGAATCCGGGCTCGACATCCCCAACGCGAACACGATCGTCGTGGTCGACGCGCACCGGATGGGCCTGGCCCAGCTCTACCAGTTGCGCGGGCGCGTCGGCCGAGCGGGGCAGCGCGCCTACGCCTACTTCCTCTATAACCCGTTGCGCTCCCATTCGGAGAACGCCGACAAGCGGCTCGACGTCATCTCGGAGCTGCACGACCTGGGCTCAGGATTCAGGCTGGCGTTGAAGGATCTCGAGATCCGTGGGGCGGGGAACCTGCTCGGCACCGAGCAGCACGGCGCGATCGCGTCGGTGGGCCTGGAGCTCTACAACTCGATGCTGCGCGACGCCGTCGAGTCGCAGAAGACCGGGACCCCCGTCGAGATGCCTGCCGGGCTCACGCTCGACCTGCCGATCGAGCACTTCCTCCCGAAGGAGTACGTGCCCGACGAGAAACTCCGGCTGCAGGTCTACCACGACCTCGCGGCCGTCGTCGACGAGCAGGGGCTCGAGGCGGCCGAGCGCAACCTGGCCGATCGCTTCGGTAAGCCGCCCGCGCCGGTGCGCAACCTTCTCTATGCGCTTCGCATCAAACTGCTCGCCCGCGCGGCCGGGGTCGCGGCTGTCGAAACGGACGGTGACTGGCTGGTGATGCGACTGCCGGCTGGCTGGAATGGCGACGAGCGACGCCTCGAGTCACAGTTCCGCTCGATCCTCTACGTCCGGTTCGGGAAGGTGCGGATCTCAATGACCCAGGCCGGTCCGCAGTGGAAGGGGCGGCTCATCGATGTCCTCGGGGAAATCGATCGGCTCGGCCGGATCGCGGTCGCGGTCTGAGGACGTAGACTACGCGGGAGCATGGCGAAAGAGTTCAAGGCCTTTCTGCTCCGCGGCAACATGCTCGACCTCGCGGTGGCCGTTGTGCTAGGGGCCGCCTTCGGCGCCGTCATCGCCGCCCTGGTCAGGGATTTGATCACGCCATTGATCGCGGCATTCGCGGGCAAGCCAGACTTTTCGAGTCTCACTTTCACGATCAATCACAGCGTCTTCCGCTATGGCGACTTCGTCAATGCCGTGGTGGCCTTCCTGCTGGTCGCCGTCGCCGTTTTTTTCTTCGTGGTGATACCGCTCAACCGGTTGATCGCCCGATTGCGGCAGGATCCACCGGCGGACCCGACCACCCAAAAGTGCCCTGAATGCCTGAGCGAGATCCCGATCGCAGCGCACCGCTGTAAGTTCTGCACCTCGCCCGTCCCCGCGTGAATCGCCAGGTCTTCACAACCGGCCGCAAATGGGAGCGCATCGTCGGCTACGCGCGTGCGGTCCGGATTGGTCCCTTGATCGAAATCTCTGGCTGCGCGCCGACCGCCGATGACGGCTCCACGGTGGGTAAGGGCGACGTCTACGAGCAGACCCGGCAATGCCTGCGAGTCATCGGCGAGGCTCTTGCCGGGGTGGGGGCTGGTTTCGACGATGTGACACGCACCCGGATCTTCACCACCGTGCCGCGCCGCTGGCGCGAGATCGGCCGGGCGCACAGCGAGGTCTTTGGTGCGATCAAGCCGGTGACTTCACTGATCGGCGTGCGTGGCTTCCTCGAGGCCGATTGGCTGGTGGAGATCGAAGCCAGCGCCTATCGTGCCGGCGACTAGAAAAGAGCGGCGCCGCGCGCTCTGGGGCATCATTGCCGCCGTCTTCCTCGTGGGCACCGGCGTAGGATCCGTGTTGCCCATCCTGCCGCTGTTCCTGCGCGAGCGTGGGAGCTCGTATGCATTGGTCGGCATCATCGTGGGCGCCAACCTGGTGGCGCAGTTCATCGGACAGTACCCAGCCGGACGTCTCTCGGACCGGTTCGGCCGGGCTCCATTGATGATCGGTGGCCTGGTGGTTGCCAGCCTCGCGATCGCCGCGTTCGCGCTGCCACTCTCGATTGGCTGGCTGATCGCGCTTCGATTCATCCAGGGCCTGGGCGCGGCCGCGTTCCGTCCGGGAGCTCGCGCGGCGGTCGCGGACCTTGTTCCCGAAGGTGAGCGCGGAATCGCCTATGGCTGGCTCGCGGGCGCCGACATGGCGGGACTCATTGTGGGGCCCGCGCTGGGCGGCGTCCTCGCGGTCTTTGGTCGTGCGACCGTCTTCGAAGCCACCGGGCTCGCCGTGCTGCTGGCGGCGGCCGTGGTGGCCATTGGGCTGGGCCGCCGGCGCAGCTCGATCACGGTCGAGCCGATCAGCGGACCTCTCATCCTCGGTGACCGGCTGCGGGCCGGTGCGGCCGCGGTTCGCGGCCTGCTCATGCTGTCGATGGGGATTGGGTTCCTATACGGCGTTTACAACGTCGTCTGGAGCCTGTTCATGAAGTCGATCGGCGCGACGGACTGGGAAGTGGGTTTGTCCTTTTCACTCTTCGCCTTGCCGCTGGTCCTGACCGCGCCCCTTGCCGGCTGGGCGGCCGACCGCCTCGATCGCCGCTGGTTGAGCGCCGGCTCGACCGCTTCGACGACCTTGATCGCTCCGATCTATCCATTCCTGCACAGCGTGCCGGCGGTGATCGGCGTTGGCGTGCTCGAGGCCACGACGACCGCCTTTGCCGAGCCCGCCATCAATGCCTTCTTGATGAGCGCCGTCGCGCCGGATCAACGCGGCCGCGCCGCCGGCACCGTCGGCACCGGGGAAACCGCCGCGAAGGCGGTCGGCGCGCTGATCGGAGGCGGCTTGTTTGGCCTGGGCGTCTGGGTGCCGTTCGTCGTGTCGTCGGTCGTGGGACTCGCCCTCATCCTTTTGGGCCTCCCCTCACTGCGCGCAGCCGGGGCCGACTTACACCCGCGCGCCGCCTTGATGGTGGCTGAGCATGGCTGACGACGTCGAGCGCATCCGGCAACTGGTCGACGTGGTGCGGCGCCTGCGCTCGCCGCAGGGGTGTCCGTGGGACCGCGAACAGACCCACGCGTCGCTACGGGCCACGATGTTGGAGGAAGCCTATGAAGTCCTGGAGGCAATCGACGAGCAGTCGATGCCCAAGCTCCGCGAGGAGTTGGGCGATGTCCTGCTGCAGGTGTTGATGCAATCCGACATCGCCGCGGAGGCCGGTGACTTCACGCTGGGCGACGTGGCGGACGCGGTCCGGGAGAAGCTGGTGCGCCGCCACCCGCATGTCTTCGGGACGACCGTCGTCAGCGGTTCCGACGAAGTCGTTCGGAACTGGGAGGCCCTGAAAGCCGCCGAGTATGGCCGCGAGTCGGCGCTCGACGGCGTGCAGCGGTCCTTGCCGGCGCTGCAATGGGCCTGGTCACTGCAACGGCGAGCCGCCAATGTCGGATTCGACTGGCCGGACGTGAATGGCGCCCTGGAGAAGGTCCGGGAGGAGCTGGAGGAGCTACGCGAGGCGCCCACCGTCGAGGCCCGGGAGGCCGAGTTTGGCGACCTGCTGTTCAGCCTGGTGAACGTGGCCCGCAAGTTGGGCATGAATCCAGAGGACGCGCTCCGCAGCGCGACGGGTCGCTTCGAGGCGCGCTTCCGGATGATGGAGCAGAAGGCCAGGGCCGAGGGACGGGAGCTCAAAGACCTCCCAATCGAGGAGATGGACCAGTACTGGGAGGCGGCCAAACGCAACAAATGACGCCCTTAGGAGTTGTCGGCCTTGCCAACCCCGGTGGCCGTCCCTATAATCGGTCCGTTTTCGGGCCGGCTTGATCTTGCAACAATCCCAGACCACGTCTTGAGCACTTCCGAACCCAAAGCCTCCCGCGCGAAGGTCCACCTCGCCGCGCCCGATCGGCTGATCTGGCTCGTCGTTGGGGCGATAGTTCTCTGGGGAGTGTGGGCGTTCGGATCGGAATTGGTACTCAACCTGCGGCTGAATCACGAGGTGCAGACGCTGCGTGACGGAAACGCGCAGCTCGCTGCCTCCAACGAGCAAACGCGGAAGGAGCTCGCCATCGTTGGCTCGCCGGGCGCTATGGAGGAAGCGGCCCGCAAATCCGGCTTTGCCCGGCCCGGCGAGCAGGTTTATGTCATCGTTAAGCCAAGTGACTCGGCAGCGCCGGCCGCGGCTGCGGCATCGGCATCACCGGGAGCGGCATCGACCGCGAAGCGATCGACAAGCAAGAACGACGGCGGCATAATCGGAGCGATCGAAAACTGGTGGAGGAATTTATGGCATTAGGAGGGTCTGCGGGTTAGGTGGCTGTAACGCCTGGAACGGTAGTAGAAGGGACGGTCGTCGGGATAACGAACTTCGGGGCTTTCGTACAGATCGAGGGATCGGGGACAGGACTGGTTCATATTTCTGAGATCGCGAACGAGTACGTCCGCGATGTCAACAACCACGTGAAGATGAACGACAAGGTCAAGGTCAAGGTCCTCAATGTGGACTCGACCAACGGAAAGATGGACCTTTCGTTGAAGCAGGCGGCCGTGCCAGACGGCCCGGTCGGAATGTCCG contains these protein-coding regions:
- the mfd gene encoding transcription-repair coupling factor, with the protein product MTQTLLELLDSLPARDRLEGWWNAPVGTLDAHGLPSSALPVFAVWLAMRARRPVLALVPDPEGSFQEAGAWFREDVRTVVFPAVETLPFDRLAPDEETVRRRLEAIDALGAGGPVVAFTSWTAMTRPTLAREALQRWGFTLKPGQTYAVDDLVRRLTTLGYRREPLVQGRGEFSLRGGILDCFPPDRRRPLRSEFFGDELESLREFEVESQGSVADMASARVLPAAELILTPEAVAGADGPLGEVDFSRTLPEVRDQWLADIERVSSGAYFDGIEGFQAYLDPSQPTLLNHLPPDAVILSLDGQRSLTQAEQREQELQELVAVEIERGELPQKLRPGLVSIKTLRHAAGGWRRLEIIRGADLGTLDLGFEPVDAYAGRIDAFSDRVRTDARAKSRVLIVTQQEPRLRELLEDRDVYPAGGVFLWSQTPLVPGLVVLGNQPVPQGFRVPSQQLEVYGDTDLFGGMRQRVRRGVVRARSATWELEFEPGDLIVHVDHGIGRFTGMRLMGEDGQEREYMQLEYAEGDKLYVPVEHLERVQKYVGGGDATPKLQRLGTGEWDRAKRKVRESVEEVARDLLELYSKRQLVEGHAFSEDGPWQQELEQSFPYDETPDQIRVMEEIKADMEDSRPMDRLLCGDVGFGKTELAVRAAFKAVMDGKQVGVLVPTTVLAQQHYLTFRDRFQSFPVKVDMLSRFRSDAEATDVLRRLMVGEVDVVIGTHRLLQKDVRFKDLGLVILDEEQRFGVMQKEKLKQLRASVDVLSLSATPIPRTLHMALAGIRDLSVIQTPPEERLPIKTFVTADDDDLIKEVIQRELQRGGQVFYVYNRVQTIKKAEERVKRLVPQARVVVGHGQMPESTLAEVMLKFVKGEADVLVCSTIIESGLDIPNANTIVVVDAHRMGLAQLYQLRGRVGRAGQRAYAYFLYNPLRSHSENADKRLDVISELHDLGSGFRLALKDLEIRGAGNLLGTEQHGAIASVGLELYNSMLRDAVESQKTGTPVEMPAGLTLDLPIEHFLPKEYVPDEKLRLQVYHDLAAVVDEQGLEAAERNLADRFGKPPAPVRNLLYALRIKLLARAAGVAAVETDGDWLVMRLPAGWNGDERRLESQFRSILYVRFGKVRISMTQAGPQWKGRLIDVLGEIDRLGRIAVAV
- the mscL gene encoding large conductance mechanosensitive channel protein MscL, giving the protein MAKEFKAFLLRGNMLDLAVAVVLGAAFGAVIAALVRDLITPLIAAFAGKPDFSSLTFTINHSVFRYGDFVNAVVAFLLVAVAVFFFVVIPLNRLIARLRQDPPADPTTQKCPECLSEIPIAAHRCKFCTSPVPA
- a CDS encoding RidA family protein; the encoded protein is MNRQVFTTGRKWERIVGYARAVRIGPLIEISGCAPTADDGSTVGKGDVYEQTRQCLRVIGEALAGVGAGFDDVTRTRIFTTVPRRWREIGRAHSEVFGAIKPVTSLIGVRGFLEADWLVEIEASAYRAGD
- a CDS encoding MFS transporter; translation: MPATRKERRRALWGIIAAVFLVGTGVGSVLPILPLFLRERGSSYALVGIIVGANLVAQFIGQYPAGRLSDRFGRAPLMIGGLVVASLAIAAFALPLSIGWLIALRFIQGLGAAAFRPGARAAVADLVPEGERGIAYGWLAGADMAGLIVGPALGGVLAVFGRATVFEATGLAVLLAAAVVAIGLGRRRSSITVEPISGPLILGDRLRAGAAAVRGLLMLSMGIGFLYGVYNVVWSLFMKSIGATDWEVGLSFSLFALPLVLTAPLAGWAADRLDRRWLSAGSTASTTLIAPIYPFLHSVPAVIGVGVLEATTTAFAEPAINAFLMSAVAPDQRGRAAGTVGTGETAAKAVGALIGGGLFGLGVWVPFVVSSVVGLALILLGLPSLRAAGADLHPRAALMVAEHG
- the mazG gene encoding nucleoside triphosphate pyrophosphohydrolase, whose product is MADDVERIRQLVDVVRRLRSPQGCPWDREQTHASLRATMLEEAYEVLEAIDEQSMPKLREELGDVLLQVLMQSDIAAEAGDFTLGDVADAVREKLVRRHPHVFGTTVVSGSDEVVRNWEALKAAEYGRESALDGVQRSLPALQWAWSLQRRAANVGFDWPDVNGALEKVREELEELREAPTVEAREAEFGDLLFSLVNVARKLGMNPEDALRSATGRFEARFRMMEQKARAEGRELKDLPIEEMDQYWEAAKRNK
- a CDS encoding septum formation initiator family protein produces the protein MSTSEPKASRAKVHLAAPDRLIWLVVGAIVLWGVWAFGSELVLNLRLNHEVQTLRDGNAQLAASNEQTRKELAIVGSPGAMEEAARKSGFARPGEQVYVIVKPSDSAAPAAAAASASPGAASTAKRSTSKNDGGIIGAIENWWRNLWH
- a CDS encoding S1 RNA-binding domain-containing protein; amino-acid sequence: MAVTPGTVVEGTVVGITNFGAFVQIEGSGTGLVHISEIANEYVRDVNNHVKMNDKVKVKVLNVDSTNGKMDLSLKQAAVPDGPVGMSAPVLPRSYRRGGRGKRELPEGADPVFEEKLSKFLKTSEERLLDIKRNIEAKRGGRFK